AACCTATGTGATAGTATGTAACCACAATTCCCTCATCGATGTACCGGTTACTACTGCCAAAACTCCAGGCCCTAATAAAACCCTGGCAAAATCATCGCTCGGCAAAATTCCGCTGTTCGGAGTAATGTACAGGATAGGCGGCATTATGGTAGACCGCAGCAGTGAGGCCAGCAGAAAACACAGTGTCGTGCAAATGAAAGAGGCACTGGACCTGGGATTACATATGCTCCTCTATCCCGAAGGTACCCGCAACCGGACTCCCGAGCCCCTGAAAGCATTTTATGATGGCGCTTTTGCCCTCGCTATCGATACCCAGAAGCCTATCATGCCTTCATTACTCTTTCATACCCGGAAAATACTGCCTGCAGAAAAGAAATTCTTTATGTGGCCACATCCCATCGAATACCATTTTCTGCCCCCGATCCCTACCGCCGGCCTGACCAGAGATGATCTGCCAGCCCTCAAGGAGAAAGTATTTCAGTTGATGACGAATTACTATGTAGCACACAATAGTCTTTAGTAAAATGCAGCGAGGATCATAACACAATATGATCCTCGCTGCATTTTACTAAAGACTAAAAGCTAAAGGCTAAAGACGCTATAAGTCGTAGAACTGTCTCGATCGGTTAATCCTCAGATCTCGCAAAATACCCGCCTTCGGATTAATAGTGATGCTGAACTGACGGAAAGTACCGAATGGTATGATGTTGATCGACATCTGCCAGCAATGCAGGTCGCGCGAGATATACATATTCGTATAGGCAATCTGCATATTGGTGAAATCAAAACCAGAGTTAAGCCCGATTTTCCATTTAGGCGTCAGACTGAAATCTCCGTTAAAACTCACATATTGTGTCACCCGCTTTACTACGCCTCCGGAGTCGGGAATAACAGTATTGGTATAAGCTAAACTGTAAGAGAGATCCAGGCGCCACGGGATATCAAAATCCACGTACTCGCCAGGATTATTACGTACCATCTGCAACTGTCGCTGCTGCGCAGCAAAGGCTGCATCCGTGCTTTGCGCATTCTGGATAGAATCAAGCTGCGCCTGCTTATTCTTACTCTTCTTGTCTTTCGATTGGAAAGATGTACTCAGCGATATACTGGCGTTAGTCAACCGTCCCAGGCTGAGCTTACCCTGCTGCCATACGTATTTGTCGAGGCGGTGCCCACGGGCATCTACCTGATACGGATCAATGTTACCAGTGGCAGAGATATTCAGTTTATCAAACAGGTTCGTTCTTGCATAGATACTGAAAGGCGACAGCTTAAATGAATCAGCCACCAGGTTGTAGCTACCGTTAATACCAAAACCATCCAGCAACTTTATCTTCTTTTCATGGCTCCCGCTGGTATCCTTCTTGGAAAATACCTTCATCTCCAGGTTATTATCCAATCCGAAACTGATACCGCCAAACGATCCCATACCCGGCACACCAACAATAGCTCCATCAAACATCGATACCATGGTGGAGTCTTTCTCTTTGTTGTACCTGTATTTGTAATAGTATTTGCTCGACAGATCAGGCCTGTAAGACATACTGATATTAGGCCGCACCACGTGACGGATCGCCCTTACTTTAGATGTTTTCTTAAAGGCATACATACCATATACGGCCGTCGACAGCGATACACCGGCGCTTACATCACGTGCAGTGAAGAGCCCCGACTGATAGATACTGTCAACGCCGCCTTTATCAGTTGATCCCGGAATGGGTTTATTGTCGTTCCACTGACGCAACAGCTTCTTGGCATACCAGTATTCGGTGTAGTTAACACTGGGCGATAAAGTGAATGTTTTAAATACCGGAATGGAGAACGAAATCGGGATACTGTGCTGCATACCGGTTTGCATCGCATTAAACATCGACTGCTTACCAAAGGCCGAATCTTTGAAATTAGCCTGGTTACGCAATATGCCATTGTAGGAAATACCTATCTTATGATACCATTTGGGAGAACCTACCATTTCCTTAGGCTGGAAAGGATAAATCGTATTTACCGTGAAAGTAGCGTCCGGGAACGAAATAGACACATCCCGGGTACTAAGGTTCTGAGAATGGTTCAATCCCAGCGTAAGGTTATAAGGCTTGCCCTGCCATGTTTTGGAGAAGGTAATAGAAGACCCTATATTGTTGTTTACGCGGGTATTATAATCATATACATTAAACTGATTGTAGGTAGATGTACCAAAGTTAACAGCTGCTCCAAAGTTCACGCCTGGCCGGGCCTTGCTGTCCATGCTGTGGTTCCAGGTAACGCGGAAGTCCTTGGAGTTACTGAACTCAGATTTCACCGCCGGATCTCCAAAACGGGTATTGGCAAAGCTCAGGTTCAGCCCTCCGTTATATTTATAACGCTTCCGGTAAGTGGGGCTGGCCGTCAGGCTCCAGCTGCCATAAGAGTAAACATCCCCTCTCATGGTAAGGTCAAAATGCTCCCCCAGACCTATATAATACCCTCCGTTTTCCAAACCGATACCTTTCTGCTGGTTCACTACATACTGAGGAGGCAGGATACCGGAACGCTGTCCCTGTGTGATGGGGAAAATGGCAAACGGAATGAACAAAGGAGTGGGAATGCCCTCTATTTCCAGGTTGGCCGGGCCGGAGATCACCAGCTTATCGGGGATCACCTTGATTTTACGCGCCCGGAAACTGAAGTGCGGTGTATCCAGGTTACAGGTGGTATAACCATTCTTGAAACCGAAAATACTGTTGTCAGGTCCTTTTTTGGTTTGTTCACTATGAATATATCCCTCTCCGTACTGCGACTTGGTATGATAAATCTTTGCTTTCTGGGAGGTAAAGCTGTATTTGAGTGTATCAGACTCGAAGCTCTGTCCGCCATCATTCATCACCGGTCCGCCAAAAAACTTACCCGCCGTATCTTTGGCATTGGTCGCTTCCAGGATACCGGTTTCCTGGTCGAAATTCATTTTTTCGGCGGAGAGATCAATAGTTTTGTATTTTGTGTTCGCGGTGCCGTACAGGTAAAACTTTTTGGCCGGAACCATCAGGATGATGGAATCCTTTGCCTTATAGCTTACCGGAGCATCCAGGGTATCCTTGGAGATCTTTGGCACAAAGAGCGTATCTACTGTTCGCTCGCCGGAAGTATCAGCCCCGGGAGATAACGTAGTACTATCATTTGCGCCTGCCGGCAGTTTAGCCCTGGTGGTGTCCTTTGAAGCCCGGAGTTTAGCTTTAGTAGAGTCTTTCCTTATTACAGGGGTCGTGTCTGCCAAATTTTTGTTAAAAAAAGCTGGCGCATGTGGCTTTCCTCCTGCAACTGCATCTATAATAAAAGGAATGGCAATAAACATACCGGCCAAAACCAGGTATGTATGTCTAAAAAGCTTTTTATAGTTATTTTTGTAGCTAGCGTTCATGTGTTACGGCGGCCACAAACCTACAAGATTTTATACAATTTATTACAAATGGTAACTTGTAGTATGAAAAGATCCGTATGTATACAAGTGGCGAAAAGGCGCATGGAGCAAGAGGATGATTTACTTTAACAGATAAACTTATTTTTTTATTTTTTGTGAAAAACAGCACCCATTAAAATGAGAATCATGCGCTGGAACCGATTTTGGACTTTAGGACTGGGAACATTATTCACCTGTACCTTTTTTATCCAGGCCAAAAACAATCCCGTTACTCCCAAACAGGACAGGCCTATCAAAACCATTATTATAGATGCCGGCCACGGTGGCGAAGATTCCGGGGCCAAAGGAAGCTATTCTACCGAAAAACAAGTCACCCTTGAAGTAGCCCTGAAACTCGGGAAACTCCTGGAAGAAAATATGCCCGATGTAAAGGTAGTGTATACACGAAAATCGGACCGTTTTGATGATGTGCGCAGAAAAGCCCAGATCGCGAACGAAAATAAAGGCGATCTTTTTGTGTCTATCCACTGTAATTCTACCGGAAAGATCAGGAAGATAGTTGATTACAGAACAGTTTACCATCGGAAAGGCAAACGCAAGATAGCTACCAAACAGCCCGTGTATGCCTATTTCCCGAGCAACGCCAAAGGTACAGAAACTTATATCTGGGCTACCAGCAAAAACAACGCTAAAATGGAATCACTGAAACAGAATTCCGTTATCGTGCTGGATGCCAACTCCGAAGAAACCAAACAGCTGATGGACGATACCGATCCGGAAACTTTCATTCTGCTGAACACACTCCGGAATGCTTATTTCGACCAAAGCCTGCGCCTTTCCGGCCTGATTGAAGATGAATTTACCAGGGTAGGTCGTATCAGCCGCGGCGCCCGCCAGAGAAATGAAAAAGGAATCTGGGTGCTCTCCGCTACGGCAATGCCCAGTGTATTGGTGGAACTCGGATTTATCAGCAATCCCGAAGAAGAGGATTACCTGAACTCCAACAGCGGCCAGGGTGAATTGGCAAACTGTATATATAAAGCCATTAAACACTACCGCGATGAACTGGACCGCTTCACCAATAACCGCAATTCCCAGCCTTCTACCACCCGCGTGAATAAAAAGGGCAAAAGCAACCCCGCTGCTCCGCAACAGGGCGACAGCTATTGCGTGCAATTGATGCTTACAGATAAGATATATAAACCAGGAGCTTCCATTTTCAGGAAGCTCCATGGTGATGTCAACCGCCAGCCGATTGTCATGAATAAAAAAAAAATGAACAAATATATCTGGGGCCGTTTCAAAACAGACCAGCAAGCCTCGGGGGCCTTGCGCAAAGCCCGGAAATTAGGATTTAAAGACGCCTTTGTCACATCTTGCTAATCCCCCCTCTCTACTATATTCTACCCCATCCCTCTACCCCTTTTCCGCTTTTTTTATTACCAACATTTTTTGCTGACTACGTCCCGTGCACGCTTTTTGTTTATTTTTGCGTGAACGTATACGAATCTCATGCTCAAATTATCTAATGAAACCAAAGTGGGTATACTAACCGTGCTGGGTATAACCTTACTTGTGCTGGGCTTTAATTTACTGAAAGGAAAAAGCCTGTTTTCTCATAACAGGACTATTTATGCGGTATATAAACAGGTGAATGGCCTGCAACCGGCCAACGCCGTGCAGGTAAACGGGCTGGGTGTAGGTAATGTTGCGAATCTGGAGGTAATGGAAAATGATCCTTCCCGCATCCTTGTAACACTGACCCTTACTAAAAAAATCGAAATCCCGCGCAACTCCGTTGCCCATATCAGCAGCGATCTGCTGGGTACCAGAACCGTGCAGATAGACCTGGGTAACGCTACCGAATATCTGAAAAGCGGAGATACCGTTTATGCTGCCGTAGACGGCTCTATGACAGATGCCATCAAAGAACAGGTCAGCCCGCTGATTAAGAAACTACAGGGAACCCTTTCTAATGTAGACTCAGTACTGCTCGCTGTAAACGCCATTCTGGATACTAACGCCAAAGGAAACCTGCAGGAAGCTATCCGCAACCTGAATGTGACTATGCGTAACTTTACCCATACCTCCGCATCTCTCAACAGTATGTTGGATCCGGATAAAGGTAATATCCAGAAAACCTTCAATAACCTCGCCGCTGTTACCGGTAACCTGAAGGATAATAATGCTAAGATCACCGGTATCCTCGACAATGCACAGAAAGCCACCGGCGCCCTCGCCAATGGCCAGATCGATAAAACACTGCTGGAGCTTCAGCAAACTGTCAATAACCTGAACCACACCATGGCCAAGCTGAACTCTACTGACGGTACCGCTGGCCTCATGCTGAACGATAAAAAAGTGTATAATAACCTGCAGTACTCGCTGGGTAACCTGAATAAACTGCTGGAAGATCTGCGGGTCAATCCTAAACGCTACGTACACTTCTCCCTGTTTGGCAAAAAAGATAAAACGAAACCACTGCCCTCCGACTCGGCAATGGCTCAATAATAAGCATCAATGCATCGATATATAAAATCAGGGATCTTCCTGGCCATTATCTGCTTCTTCGCAGCTACGGCCAACGCCCAGTTTCCGGCGCAACCCGCACCGAAATCCGGGTCAGTTATTGAAATTGTACACGCCGACTCACTGCTTCAGGTGAAACGAGACTCCAGTCTCATGACCCGTATCCTCGGGCATGCAGTCTTCAAACAGGGCTCTACCACCTTCACCTGCGACAGCGCCATCAGAAATGATAAAACAAATATTATCGACGCTTATGGCAATATCCACATCAATCAGGCCGATAGTGTACACATTTACGGCAACTACCTCAACTACGACGCCACTACCCGCATCGCCATACTCCGCGAAAATGCCAGGCTGACGGATGGTAAAGTGACCATCACCGGCCCCGAACTGCAATATGATATGAACGCCAAGATCGGCTCTTATCTGCAGGGCGGAAAACTGGTGAATGGTAAAAGCGTACTTACCAGCAACGAGGGCTACTATTATACGGAAACCAAAGAGATGCACTTCATACAGAATGTATTGCTGGTAGATCCGGAATATACCCTCAGCACCAGCGAACTGCTGTACAACACCGCTACCAAAATAGCCAACATCGTTGCGCCAACTACTATCAACAGCAACGATAAAACCGTGATGTACACCAGCAGCGGTTACTACGATACCGAAAAAGGCTACGGTAATTTCGGTAACCGCCCCACCATCGAAGATAGCACCGGCATCATCACTGCCGATAATATCGAAATGGACAAACTCAATGGCATGGCCTATGCCACCGGTAATATGGTCTATAAGGATACCACCCGCAAAATGTCGCTGCTGGCCAATAAAGGAATCGTTAATCAAAGGGAAAAAACAGTGCTCGCTGTTCAAAAGCCCCTCCTGATCATGGAGAAAAATAAAGATACCCTGTACATGGCCGCTGATACGATGTTTTCAGGAGTTGTTCGTCCTGACGACAGTCTCGCAATTCCCTCTGTGGCCGGGCTCCGGCGTACACCGGAATCTCCGACCAGGAACCTGAAAGCGCTCCAAACCAAACGGCCTCCGGAACGGTTCACAGCAACGATTTCACCCATCAATAAAGGCGACTCCATTGCCAAAAAGCAACTCGATAGTATTCCAGGCAACATCATGATGTTCATGGCCGACAGTGCACTGAAAGTCACGCGGCAAAAACTGGATACCGCTATGGTAAAGAACGTAAAAATAGCCCCCGTCCCCGAAGTTAAGCTGCAGGATTCACTTCCCGGCGTCAAACACTATGCGGGTAGTATGGCACTCAAACGACCACAAAAGGATACCGCCGAACAACGGTATATCCTGGCATACCACCATGTGAGAATGTTCTCGGATTCGTTACAGGGCGTGTCCGACAGCCTTTACTATAGCTCCAAAGATTCTATTTTCCGCTTCTTCGGCAAACCAGTGCTCTGGTCTAATAGCACAACACAGCTGAGTGGTGATACCATTCTCATGTTCACCAAAAATCAGACTGCCGACAAAATGCTGCTGAAAAATAATGGCTTTATCATCAATGAAGCCGGCCCTGATATGTACAACCAGATCAAGGGAAACCTGATTACCGGTTATGTAGTCGGCGAAACACTCGACTGGATGCATGTGGAAGGAAACGCGGAAACGATTAACTACATCAAAGACCAGGCAGGCGCTTATATGAGCGTCAACAAAGCCCAGTGTGCTATTATCAATATATTCTTCAAGAAAGGAGAAGTAGATAAAGTAGTGCTGATCAAAGATCCTGAAGGCACGGTGTACCCATTCCCTAAACGGCCTAAAGAACAGCTGCTGTTGGAGAACTTCAAATGGGACAAGAAACGGCAACCGAAAAGCAAATACGAGCTAATGCAATAATTTTCAATAATACCGGAACTGGTTGCCAACAAAAAGGGCAACCAGTTTTGTTTTATAGGAAGTATTTTTCACCTAAATAACTGATCGTGATCCGGAAATCTATCCACATCATTCATAAAACACTGATATCCCCGATTCATACTTTTCTGAAAGACAGCCGGGCAGTAGGAATTGTGCTCATCATCTGCACTATTGTGTCGATGATACTGGCTAATTCCGGGATACAGGACGATTATGTTGGTTTCTGGAACACCCTTTTTGACCCTGGCAACGAGCATCATTACCACTACCGGTCCTTATATCTTCCTAACTCCTATCTGTTATGGATAAACGACGGCATGATGGTATGGTTCTTTTTTCTGGTGGGAATGGAGATCAAAAGAGAACTCACGATCGGTGAACTTTCATCTGTACGCAAGTCTATATTACCTGTGCTGGCGGCCATCGGAGGCATGTTATTCCCTGCATTGATCTTTGCACTTTTTAATAAAAACACGCCGTATGCCCACGGCTGGGGCATTCCCATGGCCACTGACATCGCCTTCTCCCTGGGTATACTATCGCTGCTGGGCCGCCGGGTGCCAGTGTCACTGAAGATATTCCTGATGGCCCTGGCTATCATCGACGATCTGGGCGCAATTCTGACTATCGCTGTCTTCTATACCCCACATCTCGATATCAAATACCTGCTTATCGGCGGTGGAGTGCTGCTGATACCCATATTACTTAATTTTCTGAAAGTACAACGGCTGATCCTGTATTTGATACCAGGCGTGGTGCTATGGTACTGCCTGTTCAATTCCGGCGTACATGCCACCATTGCAGGCGTGTTGCTTGCCTTTTGCATCCCTCAGGATAAGATTGCATCCCTGGTTCATGGCCTGCATGATCCGGTGAACTTTATTATCATGCCCATTTTTGCCCTGGCTAATACAGCTATACAGCTGCCTTCCGATATCCATGGCGCGTTAAATAATAACATCAGTTACGGCATTATAGCCGGATTGGTAATTGGTAAACCTCTGGGAATATTTACCCTGTCGTTCATTGCAGTGAAACTGAAACTGGCCACACTCCCTTCCCATTCCAATTGGTGGCAGCTGGCCGGGATCGGCCTTATTGCAGGGATCGGCTTTACGATGTCTATCTTTATATCTTCTCTCGCTTATGATGAAAGAGAATTACAGATTATAGCTATCATGTCTGTTATTGTTGCCTCTGTCATTGCAGGATTCGCCGGATTTATTTTTCTTCGCACCCTTAAACCTGTTGGCACTGTTCTTGCGCAACAAGGCTGATTTTAATCGTCGTCAACATACTTTAGAGGGAAAGCCAACGTTTTTGGACGTATATATTTAAGTTTAATTCAAACAAGACATCATGAAAAAAGTCGTGTTATTATTCAGCCTTATTGCAGCTATAGCAATTCAGGCCAACGCGCAAAGAAAAAAGAGCTATCAAAGCAGTGATCCGGCCAACTACAATACTGC
The genomic region above belongs to Chitinophaga sp. 180180018-3 and contains:
- the nhaA gene encoding Na+/H+ antiporter NhaA; this translates as MIRKSIHIIHKTLISPIHTFLKDSRAVGIVLIICTIVSMILANSGIQDDYVGFWNTLFDPGNEHHYHYRSLYLPNSYLLWINDGMMVWFFFLVGMEIKRELTIGELSSVRKSILPVLAAIGGMLFPALIFALFNKNTPYAHGWGIPMATDIAFSLGILSLLGRRVPVSLKIFLMALAIIDDLGAILTIAVFYTPHLDIKYLLIGGGVLLIPILLNFLKVQRLILYLIPGVVLWYCLFNSGVHATIAGVLLAFCIPQDKIASLVHGLHDPVNFIIMPIFALANTAIQLPSDIHGALNNNISYGIIAGLVIGKPLGIFTLSFIAVKLKLATLPSHSNWWQLAGIGLIAGIGFTMSIFISSLAYDERELQIIAIMSVIVASVIAGFAGFIFLRTLKPVGTVLAQQG
- a CDS encoding lysophospholipid acyltransferase family protein; this encodes MLRNIFGRIFALWTLLLFAGTMLIVFIPVWIFSFWPDPTKTKGFLAIGRAWMIVFMPLIGCPVRRKGTEYFAPDQTYVIVCNHNSLIDVPVTTAKTPGPNKTLAKSSLGKIPLFGVMYRIGGIMVDRSSEASRKHSVVQMKEALDLGLHMLLYPEGTRNRTPEPLKAFYDGAFALAIDTQKPIMPSLLFHTRKILPAEKKFFMWPHPIEYHFLPPIPTAGLTRDDLPALKEKVFQLMTNYYVAHNSL
- a CDS encoding MlaD family protein translates to MLKLSNETKVGILTVLGITLLVLGFNLLKGKSLFSHNRTIYAVYKQVNGLQPANAVQVNGLGVGNVANLEVMENDPSRILVTLTLTKKIEIPRNSVAHISSDLLGTRTVQIDLGNATEYLKSGDTVYAAVDGSMTDAIKEQVSPLIKKLQGTLSNVDSVLLAVNAILDTNAKGNLQEAIRNLNVTMRNFTHTSASLNSMLDPDKGNIQKTFNNLAAVTGNLKDNNAKITGILDNAQKATGALANGQIDKTLLELQQTVNNLNHTMAKLNSTDGTAGLMLNDKKVYNNLQYSLGNLNKLLEDLRVNPKRYVHFSLFGKKDKTKPLPSDSAMAQ
- a CDS encoding putative LPS assembly protein LptD, which translates into the protein MADTTPVIRKDSTKAKLRASKDTTRAKLPAGANDSTTLSPGADTSGERTVDTLFVPKISKDTLDAPVSYKAKDSIILMVPAKKFYLYGTANTKYKTIDLSAEKMNFDQETGILEATNAKDTAGKFFGGPVMNDGGQSFESDTLKYSFTSQKAKIYHTKSQYGEGYIHSEQTKKGPDNSIFGFKNGYTTCNLDTPHFSFRARKIKVIPDKLVISGPANLEIEGIPTPLFIPFAIFPITQGQRSGILPPQYVVNQQKGIGLENGGYYIGLGEHFDLTMRGDVYSYGSWSLTASPTYRKRYKYNGGLNLSFANTRFGDPAVKSEFSNSKDFRVTWNHSMDSKARPGVNFGAAVNFGTSTYNQFNVYDYNTRVNNNIGSSITFSKTWQGKPYNLTLGLNHSQNLSTRDVSISFPDATFTVNTIYPFQPKEMVGSPKWYHKIGISYNGILRNQANFKDSAFGKQSMFNAMQTGMQHSIPISFSIPVFKTFTLSPSVNYTEYWYAKKLLRQWNDNKPIPGSTDKGGVDSIYQSGLFTARDVSAGVSLSTAVYGMYAFKKTSKVRAIRHVVRPNISMSYRPDLSSKYYYKYRYNKEKDSTMVSMFDGAIVGVPGMGSFGGISFGLDNNLEMKVFSKKDTSGSHEKKIKLLDGFGINGSYNLVADSFKLSPFSIYARTNLFDKLNISATGNIDPYQVDARGHRLDKYVWQQGKLSLGRLTNASISLSTSFQSKDKKSKNKQAQLDSIQNAQSTDAAFAAQQRQLQMVRNNPGEYVDFDIPWRLDLSYSLAYTNTVIPDSGGVVKRVTQYVSFNGDFSLTPKWKIGLNSGFDFTNMQIAYTNMYISRDLHCWQMSINIIPFGTFRQFSITINPKAGILRDLRINRSRQFYDL
- a CDS encoding N-acetylmuramoyl-L-alanine amidase, yielding MRWNRFWTLGLGTLFTCTFFIQAKNNPVTPKQDRPIKTIIIDAGHGGEDSGAKGSYSTEKQVTLEVALKLGKLLEENMPDVKVVYTRKSDRFDDVRRKAQIANENKGDLFVSIHCNSTGKIRKIVDYRTVYHRKGKRKIATKQPVYAYFPSNAKGTETYIWATSKNNAKMESLKQNSVIVLDANSEETKQLMDDTDPETFILLNTLRNAYFDQSLRLSGLIEDEFTRVGRISRGARQRNEKGIWVLSATAMPSVLVELGFISNPEEEDYLNSNSGQGELANCIYKAIKHYRDELDRFTNNRNSQPSTTRVNKKGKSNPAAPQQGDSYCVQLMLTDKIYKPGASIFRKLHGDVNRQPIVMNKKKMNKYIWGRFKTDQQASGALRKARKLGFKDAFVTSC
- a CDS encoding OstA-like protein encodes the protein MHRYIKSGIFLAIICFFAATANAQFPAQPAPKSGSVIEIVHADSLLQVKRDSSLMTRILGHAVFKQGSTTFTCDSAIRNDKTNIIDAYGNIHINQADSVHIYGNYLNYDATTRIAILRENARLTDGKVTITGPELQYDMNAKIGSYLQGGKLVNGKSVLTSNEGYYYTETKEMHFIQNVLLVDPEYTLSTSELLYNTATKIANIVAPTTINSNDKTVMYTSSGYYDTEKGYGNFGNRPTIEDSTGIITADNIEMDKLNGMAYATGNMVYKDTTRKMSLLANKGIVNQREKTVLAVQKPLLIMEKNKDTLYMAADTMFSGVVRPDDSLAIPSVAGLRRTPESPTRNLKALQTKRPPERFTATISPINKGDSIAKKQLDSIPGNIMMFMADSALKVTRQKLDTAMVKNVKIAPVPEVKLQDSLPGVKHYAGSMALKRPQKDTAEQRYILAYHHVRMFSDSLQGVSDSLYYSSKDSIFRFFGKPVLWSNSTTQLSGDTILMFTKNQTADKMLLKNNGFIINEAGPDMYNQIKGNLITGYVVGETLDWMHVEGNAETINYIKDQAGAYMSVNKAQCAIINIFFKKGEVDKVVLIKDPEGTVYPFPKRPKEQLLLENFKWDKKRQPKSKYELMQ